In Chitinophaga sp. HK235, a single window of DNA contains:
- a CDS encoding Gfo/Idh/MocA family protein, with amino-acid sequence MKNSRRNFIRNTALAGIGTGLLGNLRPLYGMNTSHSDKLIRIGIIGLDTSHAIAFTKNFNNPVTVPGLEGMKVVAAFPQTSPDIELNKKRLPGYIEQVKAMGVEIVDSMAALLEKSDVVLLESNDGRPHLAQAMPVIKAGKKIFIDKPLAASFADGIAIVKATRKYNVPMFSSSALRFMDSVKQVQQGAIGKVTGADTFSPAALEKTHPDLFWYGIHGVETLFAVMGSGCKTVTRFNTPGNDVVVGQWNDDRIGTFRGTRNSPDDFGGRVVGEKGNQLLGPFKGYDALLQEIAAFFRTGVPPVKPEETLEILAFMEAAEESKRKGGKPVALPVINI; translated from the coding sequence ATGAAAAACAGTCGCCGCAACTTTATCCGCAATACCGCGCTGGCAGGCATCGGAACAGGTTTATTGGGAAACCTCCGGCCTTTGTATGGCATGAATACCAGTCATTCCGACAAATTGATCCGCATCGGCATCATCGGCCTCGATACTTCCCATGCTATCGCTTTCACCAAAAATTTCAACAATCCGGTAACAGTACCCGGCCTGGAAGGCATGAAAGTAGTGGCGGCATTCCCGCAAACAAGCCCCGACATCGAGCTGAATAAAAAACGACTACCTGGATATATAGAACAGGTAAAAGCGATGGGAGTGGAGATAGTGGATTCCATGGCGGCACTGCTGGAAAAATCAGATGTGGTATTGCTGGAATCCAATGACGGTCGTCCGCATCTGGCACAGGCTATGCCGGTCATCAAAGCAGGAAAAAAAATCTTCATCGATAAACCCCTGGCGGCATCATTCGCAGATGGTATTGCCATCGTGAAAGCCACCAGAAAATACAACGTACCCATGTTTTCCTCTTCTGCCCTGCGTTTTATGGACAGCGTTAAACAAGTGCAGCAGGGAGCTATCGGTAAAGTAACTGGCGCTGATACTTTCAGTCCTGCCGCGTTGGAAAAAACACATCCCGATTTGTTCTGGTATGGCATCCACGGCGTAGAAACACTTTTCGCTGTAATGGGCAGTGGCTGCAAAACCGTTACCCGCTTCAATACCCCCGGCAATGATGTGGTAGTAGGACAATGGAACGATGATCGTATCGGCACGTTCAGAGGTACCCGCAACAGTCCCGATGATTTTGGTGGCCGCGTAGTCGGCGAAAAAGGAAATCAGCTGTTAGGTCCTTTTAAAGGCTACGATGCACTGCTACAGGAGATCGCCGCCTTTTTCCGTACCGGCGTGCCTCCTGTAAAACCGGAAGAAACACTGGAGATCCTGGCGTTTATGGAGGCAGCCGAAGAAAGCAAACGTAAAGGGGGAAAACCCGTTGCGTTGCCCGTCATCAATATTTAA
- a CDS encoding Gfo/Idh/MocA family protein, producing MKASRRDFLKKTTKGTAAVMLGGMLPGFSAASYARIMGSNDRVRVGMMGVNSRGLALANNYARQKNCEVVSVSDVDTRAAEKCIASVFKITQTKPQAVPDFRKALENKNMDALVVAAPDHWHAPAAILAAKAGKHVYLEKPCSHNPYEGELLVKVAEKYKAVIQMGNQRRSWPNVEAAIREVRGGSIGRAYFAKGWYTNNRESIGRGKEIDVPAWLNYDLWQGPAPRRPLKDNLIHYNWHWFWNWGTGEALNNGTHMIDLMRWGLGVEYPSRVTSAGGRYRYQDDWETPDTQVITLEFPNNTSMTWEGRSCNGRTVEGNSVGVIFYGEKGSLVIDGNAYTIYDLDNKVVKEVKNQVIIDPRNLMNPAETLDALHIQNFFEGIRKGTPLNADILGGYQSTLLCQLGNIALRTGNALHIDTSNGHILNDAAAQQYWKREYQPGWEPTL from the coding sequence ATGAAGGCGTCCCGTAGAGACTTCCTGAAAAAAACAACCAAAGGTACGGCTGCTGTTATGCTGGGTGGCATGCTACCGGGTTTCAGTGCAGCCAGTTATGCACGTATCATGGGTTCCAACGACCGTGTACGTGTAGGTATGATGGGTGTAAACTCCCGTGGTCTTGCATTGGCCAATAACTATGCCCGTCAAAAAAATTGTGAAGTGGTATCTGTTTCCGATGTGGATACCCGCGCTGCGGAAAAATGTATAGCCAGCGTCTTTAAAATCACACAGACAAAACCCCAGGCAGTACCCGATTTCCGGAAAGCCCTCGAAAATAAAAACATGGATGCGCTGGTGGTGGCGGCACCAGACCACTGGCATGCGCCGGCCGCCATCCTGGCTGCCAAGGCAGGCAAACATGTATACCTCGAAAAACCCTGCAGCCACAATCCGTATGAAGGGGAGTTGCTCGTAAAAGTGGCAGAAAAATATAAAGCAGTCATTCAGATGGGCAACCAGCGCCGTTCCTGGCCAAACGTGGAAGCCGCTATCCGCGAGGTACGCGGAGGTTCTATCGGACGGGCTTACTTCGCCAAAGGCTGGTATACCAACAACCGTGAATCTATTGGCCGCGGTAAAGAGATCGATGTGCCGGCATGGCTCAACTATGATCTGTGGCAGGGACCAGCACCCCGTCGTCCGCTCAAAGACAACCTTATCCATTACAACTGGCACTGGTTCTGGAACTGGGGCACCGGCGAAGCACTCAACAATGGCACCCATATGATTGACCTCATGCGTTGGGGCCTCGGCGTGGAATATCCCAGCCGTGTTACTTCTGCGGGGGGCCGTTACCGTTACCAGGACGATTGGGAAACGCCCGATACACAAGTGATCACACTGGAGTTCCCCAATAATACCAGCATGACCTGGGAAGGTCGCAGCTGTAACGGACGCACCGTGGAAGGCAACTCCGTAGGTGTCATCTTCTACGGAGAAAAAGGCTCCCTGGTAATTGACGGTAACGCCTATACGATTTATGACCTGGATAATAAAGTAGTGAAAGAAGTAAAAAACCAGGTCATCATCGATCCGCGCAATCTGATGAATCCCGCTGAAACACTGGACGCGCTGCATATTCAGAATTTCTTTGAAGGTATCCGCAAAGGCACGCCACTGAATGCAGACATTCTGGGTGGTTATCAAAGTACGCTGTTATGCCAGCTGGGCAATATTGCACTACGTACCGGCAATGCGCTACACATCGATACCAGCAACGGCCATATCCTGAATGATGCCGCAGCGCAACAATACTGGAAACGGGAGTACCAGCCAGGATGGGAACCAACCTTGTAA